The Maylandia zebra isolate NMK-2024a linkage group LG4, Mzebra_GT3a, whole genome shotgun sequence genome includes a window with the following:
- the LOC101470236 gene encoding protein VCF1 translates to MLTESRKRQHSGGDEENGHLVPQAKRQTRAHPISPEPGRDAWDSESSNSESSSSISSPERAAGSCVSQCAQGPCSPLSVGNSFEPTNPVSYLHINRILKDAHFQSLQNRGHLRDT, encoded by the exons ATGTTGACTGAAAGCAG GAAACGGCAGCACAGTGGTGGTGATGAGGAGAATGGCCACCTGGTGCCCCAAGCCAAAAGGCAGACCAGAGCACATCCCATCTCTCCTGAGCCAGGGCGTGATGCCTGGGACTCTGAG TCATCCAAcagtgagagcagcagcagcatcagcagtCCTGAACGTGCAGCTGGGAGCTGCGTCAGTCAGTGTGCTCAGGGCCCCTGCAGTCCGCTTAGTGTGGGCAATTCTTTTGAGCCCACGAACCCAGTGTCCTACCTGCATATCAACCGCATCCTGAAGGATGCCCACTTCCAGAGCCTTCAAAACCGAGGTCACCTGAGAGACACATGA